The DNA window TGCCCGCCAAGTGGAGAGGTCCGGGGAGGAGAAGGAGCCAGTTGTCTCCCTGGAAAAAAGCAGTTGTTACGATTAAACAAGGTCAGAAGATAGAGTACTTTGAGGGAGTTTAAGGAGAGATAAGTGCCTATTAAAGAATATAAGCCAACGTCGCCTGGACGAAGAGGCATGACGGGCTCTACGTTTGAGGAAATAACTAAAAAGCGCCCGGAAAAATCTTTGGTCAGCCCCCTCAAAAGTAAAGGCGGACGTAATAATCAGGGGAGGATAACAGTTCGTCATCGCGGCGGCGGCGCTAAGCGCATGTACCGTGCTATTGATTTTAAGCGTGATAAGCGCGATATGCCGGGTGAAGTAATAGCTATAGAATATGATCCGAATCGTTCATCGAGAATCGCTCTTGTCCAGTATACTGATGGTGAACGCCGTTATATTCTTTCACCGGTAGGATTGAAAGTGGGCGATAAAATCATAGCGGGCGAAAAAGCGGAGATTAAGGTGGGGCATTGTATGCCTCTTAAGTCCATACCTACCGGCACATCAGTACATAATATCGAGATGTGCGTGGGAAAAGGCGGACAGCTTGTAAGAAGCGCGGGCGCTGTTGCCCAGCTCATGGCCAAAGAGGGTGACTATGCGCTGATACGCATGCCTTCGTCGGAATTGAGAAAGATTCGTTTGGAATGTTATGCTACAATTGGTCAAATAGGCAATTTAGACCATCAGCACATAAAGATCGGGAAGGCGGGCAGGAAGAGACACATGGGAATTCGTCCTACTGTCCGAGGTTCCGCTATGACCCCGAGGGATCACCCTCATGGCGGAGGTGAAGGCAGATCTCCGATTGGTATGCCCGGCCCTAAGACTCCGTGGGGAAAGCCGACGTTAGGGTACAAAACACGGAAGAATAAGCGCACTGACAATATGGTTGTCAGGCGAAGGAATAAGAAATAAGGGAATAAATGGGGTTCAGAAGAGGTCAGTTAGATGTCACGATCCACTAAGAAAGGTCCGTTTATTGAAGCGCAATTACTTAAGAAGGTAGAAGCGCTTAATAAGTCGGGGGAGAAAGTAGTTATAAAGACTTGGTCGAGAGCCTCGACGATTGTTCCTGACATGATAGGCCATACGATAGCCGTGCATGACGGCAGGAGGCATGTGCCCATATTTATTACAGAGAATATGGTTGGGCATAAGCTCGGAGAGTTCGCTTTCACCCGTACCTTTAGAGGACATTCAGGTAAGGCTGAAAAAGTTACTGCAGTTAAAAAGGCGACGCAATAAGAGTTATGGAAGTAAAAGCTGTTTCAAAAAACATACGAACATCACCCCGGAAGCTGCGGTTAATGGCAAATATGGTAAGGGGTAAGAAGGTCGACGAGGCTTTGACCATCTTGAAGTTTTTGCCATCGCCGTCGGCACAATCCGTAGCGAAGGTTGTTAAGTCAGCCGCGGCCAACGCAGAGAATAATTATGAGATGACTCCTTCGGATTTAAAAATAATTAATATCTTAGTCGATGAAGGTCGTACTATGAAGCGATTTCGTGCGGGACCTAGAGGTAGGGTAAAACCTATACTGAAACGTTCCAGCCACATAACTGTCATAGTTAAAGAGGAGGAATGATTGGGCCAGAAGGTACATCCAATAGGCTTTAGGTTAGGCATAACGAAAGACTGGCAGTCAAGATGGTATGCCGATAAGCATTATACCGAAATGCTTCAAGAGGATCTGCGTATCAGGAATGTTATTGCATCCAAGTACAAGGATGATGATATTGCCAGGGTTGAGATAGAACGTGCATCCAATCAGGTGACGGTTACCGTTCATACATCCAGACCTGGTATTGTTATCGGCAGAGGCGGCCAGCGTGTTGATGAGACAAGGTCTCTGTTAGAGCAGATCGCTGGTAAGCGGGTAAGGCTTAATATCCAGGAAGTATCACAGCCTGAAATGGATGCGTATCTTGTGGCCAGGAGTATAGCACAGCAAATGGAACGCCGCATTTCTCACAGGAGAGCAATGAAGCAGGCGATATTCAGGGCGATGGAAAGAGGGGCGCAGGGAATAAAGATATCTTGTGCCGGCAGGGTTGGAAGCTCAGAATACGCGAGAACGGAAACGCTTCATGAAGGAAGGGTTCCCCTTCACACACTGCGTGCTGATATAGATTATGCTACTGCAACAGCTCACACGACTCTTGGGACCATTGGCGTTAAAGTTTATATTTATAAAGGTGATATCATTCCGGAATACGAGAAATTTAAAGCGGAGTCTACCGCAGCGCTTAGTAGTACTGGACAACTGAAAACGGACGAAAAAGCCGGGAGTGAGATAGTCGGAGTGAAAGCTGGTGAAGCTGTTGAATCAACGGATAAGCTGGCTGAATCGGGAGAGCGTAGAAGCTCGAAAGAGGCCGCTTCTGCCGAAGGAAAAGAAAAGGTCTCAACAGAAGTATCAGCATCGAAAAGCCGTTCTCGTGCGAGAGTAAAAGCAAAATCTACAAGTACTACATCCGAGAAAAAGGAAGAGGCTAAACCCAGAACAAGGGTTCGGGCTAAAGACAAACCGAAGGCAAAGGCTGACGAGTCATCGAACATGAGCAGTACTGAGGCGGCTCCGGAAGCAGTATCATCTGAAAAAGAGAGTAAGCCGAAACCAAGGGCTAAAACCAAAGCTGAAACGGAAAAGGAATCTGATAAGGATTAATTATCCATATAATCGGTTATTCGCTGAACGAGGGAAAACATAATGTTACAGCCTAAACGAGTTAAACATAGGAAGCAGAGTCGCGGCAGAAGGAAAGGCCGGGCTATGGCGGGGAATACCGTAGCCTTTGGTGAATATGGACTTCAGGCTCAAGGCGCTTGTTTCCTTACAGCGCGGCAGATAGAGGCGGCGAGACGTGCGATAATTCGTTATGTGAGAAGGGGCGGCAAGTTGTGGATTCGCGTATTCCCGGATAAGCCGGTTACCTCAAAACCGGCGGAAACACGTCAGGGAAGCGGTAAAGGAGCTGTTGATCATTGGGTCTGTGTGACCAAGCCTGGAAGAATACTATTTGAAATCGCTGGTATTAAAGAAGACGCGGCGAAAGAAGCAATGCGGTTGGCATCGCATAAGTTGCCTATACCCACAAGATTTGTGCGCAGGGACGCGGATATCGGGGAATAGAGGGGGCTCAGGTTGAAAGTTGCGGAAATAAGAACTTTAAATACTGATGAACTCAAGAAGAAGCTCGATGAATCATATCGAGAGCTGTTCAACTTGAGATTTCGTCTCGCTACCAAGCAGTTGGGTAATCATCATGAACTGCGGAATGTCAGAAAGAAAATAGCCAAGATAAAGACGGTGATGAGGGAGCGGGAATTACAGTAGAGGAGTAATTATACATTGGTTACAGAGACCGGAAAAAGCAAAAAGAAGAAAACAGGGCGCGTTGTTAGCAACAAGATGGAGAAGACCGTCGTTGTTGTTGTAGAGTACTATATACCTCATCGCCTCTATAACAAACGTGTGAGGCATTTAAGCAAATTCAAAGCCCACGATGAACAGAATGCCTGCAATATAGGGGATGTGGTATTGATAGAAGAGACCAGACCTCTTTCGAAAGATAAGCGATGGAGAGTAGTTGAGATACTGTCAAAGGGTGATTCACAATGATTATGCCTCAAACCAGGTTAAAAGTTGCGGATAACACCGGTGCTAAGAGCATTATGTGTATACACATACCGGGCGGGACACGCAAGAGATATGCTCGTGTGGGTGACATAATTGTTGCCGCTGTTAAGGAAGCGCAAACGGGAGGCGCCGTGAAGAACCACGAGGTAGTGCGGGCTGTCGTTGTTCGAACTGCGAAACAGTACAGGCGTCCTGATGGCTCCTACATAAGATTCGATGATAACGCTGCGGTGATTCTGGACGACAAGAACAATCCGAAAGGCACCCGCATTTTTGGTCCGGTGGCTCATGAATTGAGGCAGAAGAACTTTATGAAGATTTTATCGCTGGCGCCAGAGGTTCTTTGATATGAAGATTAGAAAAGAAGATACAGTTCTGGTAATAGTCGGGAAAGACAAGGGCAAAAAAGGGAAGGTCCGCCAGATAATGTCTAAAAATAATGTGCTGGTTATTGAAGGTGTTAACGTTGTTAAACGTCATATGAAGCCTAGGGCACAGGCCAGACAGGCTGGTATTATTGAGCGGGAGGCTCCGGTAAAAATTTCTAATGTTATGCTGATATGTCCTAAATGTGGTAAACCGGTTCGTATTCAGTCCAAAATTCTTGAGGATGGCAAGCGGGTTAGGGTATGCGGGAAATGCGGCGAGGTGATTAACTAATGGCTCGTTTGAAAGAAAGATACCAGCAGGAAATACTGCCTGCTCTGATGAAAGAATTTAAATATACCAGTGTCATGCAGGCGCCGCGGGTGGTCAAAGTGGTGATTAATGTCGGTATGGGCGAGGCTATACAGCATGCTCAATCTTTGGATGCTGCTCAGCAGGATATCGCGGCGATATCAGGACAACACCCTGTGATAACCAAGGCTCGGAAATCAATAGCCAGCTTCAAGTTGCGCAAGGGTATGCCGATCGGTGTTATGGTCACTTTGCGCGGTAAAAGGATGTATGAATTCCTCGATAAGTTGATTAGTGTAGCCTTGCCGCGCATACGTGATTTCCAGGGGTTGAATAGAAAAGCCTTCGATGGTATGGGGAATTATACACTGGGATTGAAAGATCAGACTATCTTCCCCGAGATTTCATATGAGAAGGTCGATAAGGTCAGGGGATTGGAGATTTGCATTATTACAACTGCAAGTAACGATGCGGAAGGGCTCAGGCTCTTTGAACTTATGGGGATGCCCTTCTCTCGTTGATAGTTGATAAATGTAGTGAAAGAGGCGTATTTATTAGGTATGGCTAAAGTATCGAGAATCGTTAAAGCGCGGAGAACACCGAAATTTCAGGTGAGGCAGAAGAACCGGTGTCAATTGTGCGGCCGGTCGAGGGGATATATACGTATGTTCGGACTGTGTCGTATATGTTTCCGTACGCTGGCGCTTGAAGGGAAGATCCCCGGTGTTAGGAAATCCAGTTGGTGATATGCTTTTTACGTACAATAAATTGTGTGTGTGAAGGTTGAGTATGGTTACAGATCCGATTGCCGACATGTTAACAAGGATTAGAAATGCTACGATGGCGAGACATGACTTCGTGCTTGTGCCGTTGTCTAAGGTGAAACTCGCTGTTGCCAAGATACTGAGGGACGAAGGCTTTGTCAAAGACTATGAGGTGGTCAAAGGCAAGCAGCAGAGGGTGATAAAAATATATCTGAAGTATACGGATAAAAAAGAGCCTGTGATTGAAGGATTGCAAAGGGTTTCTAAGCCTGGCCTAAGGATATATGTTTCCAAATCTGAAATACCGCGTGTTTACGGCGGATTGGGTATGGCGATTTTATCTACGCCAAAAGGAATTATTTCAGGTAAGAAGGCATGGCAAGAGGGTGTAGGTGGGGAGCTTATTTGCTTTGTATGGTAATGGAGGAAGATAATGTCTCGCATCGGTAAGATGCCAATACCTGTGCCTAAGGGTGTCGAGGTAAAAGTGAGCGGTAATGAGGTTCGAGTCAAAGGACCGAAAGGTGAGTTGACGCGTTCGGTTGCCCCTGCTATTTCTGTTACTCTGGATGATGGCGTACTTAAAGTATCCAGGTCGTCCGATGAGAAAAAAGTGCGATCGTTGCATGGTTTGACACGCAGCCTGTTGGCCAATATGGTTATCGGGGTCAGTGAGGGATATCACAAAGATCTGGAGATCGTCGGTGTGGGGTATAGGGCCCAGGCTTCTTCGGGAGGAAAGGTCTCATTACAATTGGGCTTTTCTCACGCGAAAGAGATTAACCCCCCGGCGGGGATTTCGGTTGTTGTTAAGGAACCGCAGCGTCTGGTTGTAGAGGGGATTGATAAGGAACAGGTAGGTGATGTGGCGGCCAAGATTCGTAGCATGAAGCCCCCTGATCACTACAAAGGCAAGGGCGTCAGATATGCAAATGAAAAAGTTCGCATCAAACCGGGAAAAGCAGGTAAAGCTGGAGCCAAACGGTAATGGGTAAAGATAATACAAAAGAATCGCGTGAAATAAGGCATAAACGTGTTCGCAAGTCGGTTGTTGGAACTGCGGAGCGGCCTAGATTATGTGTTTATCGAAGTCTTACTCATATTTATTGTCAACTTATAGATGATAGTAAGGGTTGCACTCTGGCATCGGCATCGACCTTGGACAGCGAGCTTAAGTCTGATAATAAAAAGAAGACTGAAACGTCTGCATCTGTTGGAAAGATGATAGCAGAACGCGCAGCTGAATTTGGTATTAAGAAAGTTGTTTTCGACAGGGGTGGATACAAGTATCATGGCCGAGTGAAGGCTCTAGCTGATGCGGCCAGAAAAGCGGGCTTGGAGTTTTAATAATGGATGATTTGAAACAGGGCGAAGCCTTAAATGAGAAGCTTGTACACATAAAAAGGGTTGCCAAGGTTGTTAAGGGAGGAAGGCGTTTCAGCTTTACAGCTCTCGTAGTCGTCGGCGATGGGAATGGAAAGGTTGGCGAGGGGCTGGGTAAGGCCAAAGAAATCCCTGAGGCTATTCGTAAAGGCAATGCGGTTGCGCGAAAACGCATGGTTAAAATAACAATGAAAGACGGGACTATACCGTATCAGATAACTGGAAAATATTGTGGTTCAAAAGTTCTTTTAAAGCCGGCTTCGCAGGGTACCGGTTTGATTGCCGGCGGCGGTGTTCGTGCTGTTCTCGAAGTCGCAGGAGTAAAAGATATCCTTACAAAATCGCTAGGCAGCGAGAACCAAGTTAACGTGGTGCGCGCAACGATAAAAGCGCTTCATCAATTAAAGACTCCTGAAGAGGCGCTTGCCAGGCGCAAGTCCTTAGCGACGAAGGAGGTTTCAGTTGGCTAAGTTATTGGTTACGTGGGTGAAAAGTGGAATTGGGTTCTCACGTGACCAGAGAGATACTATACGTTCTTTGGGGCTTCATCGCTTGAACCAAACCGTTGAGCACGATGATTCTCCATCAATACGCGGGATGTTACTTAAAGTTAGACATCTTGTTAAAGTGGAGGAAACCGTTGAGGGAGAATGATCTGAGACCCCGACAGGGGACCAAACATAGAAAGAAACGGATTGGCCGCGGAGTCGGGAGCGGTCATGGCACTACAGCATGTAAAGGCACAAAGGGGCAAAAGGCTCGTGCGGGGTTTTCGTTGCGTCCCGGTTTTGAAGGCGGGCAGAACCCTCTGACAAAACGTCTTCCAGAACAGCGCGGATTTAATAATATCTTCAGGATTGAATATTCGACAATAAATATATCAAGCCTCAATCGCTTTGAGTCAGGGCAGGAGATTAAACCGGAAGATTTGGTTGAAAAAAGACTTGTGAAATCTCTAAAGAAACCTATCAAAATACTGGGCAACGGCGAACTTGAGAAACCGGTTACCGTTAGAGCTAACAAATTCACTCAAATGGCTAAGAGGAAGATCGAGTCTGCCGGAGGAAAAGTAGAGGAAATCGGCCAGTGACTCAAGAGCGGAAAAGTTCCAGGCCCCAGTTGCTCCAATCCATGATAGATGCCTTCCGTCAAACGGATTTGAGACGGAAGATGCTGATTACATTGGGCATCTTGGTACTTTTCCGATTCATTGCCCATGTACCTGTGCCCGGAGCGGATGCCTCCGCGATGCAGGATTTTTTGGGTGGAGGCAGCAGCGCTGGGTCTCTGTTCGGAATGCTGGATTTATTCAGCGGCGGTCTCATGCGAAACATGAGCATCGCTTCGTTAGGGGTTTATCCTTATATTACGGCTACAATTATAATGCAGCTTATGGTTCCCGTAATCCCAAGGCTACGGGAGCTGGCCCGCGAAGGAGATACCGGCAGGGCAAAGATCAATATCTATACACACTGGATGACTGTTCCGCTGGCTATGCTTCAGGGCTATAGTCAACTAATTTTGCTGCAGAGGTCTTCTTCAGTTGTAACTAATATCGGTTTCTCCGGAGAAAACGCGCTTCCTACTATTTCAATGATTGTGGCGATGACTGCCGGCACTATGTTTCTTGTATGGTTAGGGGAGTTGATCACAGAATATGGGATAGGCAACGGCGTATCTCTGATAATATTTGCTGGAATTGTTTGTACTCTACCTCAATTAATAGGCTACGGGACTCTTGAGAATGATGTGTTTGGCTTGATCCTATTTGTGGTATTATCCTTGGTGATTTTAGTTACTATTATAATTTTTACAGAGGCACAACGCCGCATTCCGGTTCAATATGCTAGGAGCCTATACCGCGGCGGCAGGGTTTACCGCCAATCCGGTGGCACTCACATACCCATGCGCGTAAATTCTGGGGGCATGATACCGATAATCTTTGCTATGTCTTTTATGTTAATGCCTGGCATCATTGCCGGCTTTTTTGTCAGTCCTGATCTTGCAAATCCCAATTTTGCTAATTCGGTGGTTAATTTATTTTCCAGTGAAGGTTATTTCTATTGGATATTGTATTTCTTCTTAGTAGTTGCGTTGACGTTTTTCTATACTACGGTAATATTTCAACAGCAGAATTTGGCTGAGACATTGCAGAGGCAGGGCGCCTTTATTCCAGGTATCCGGCCGGGAAAAGCTACACATCAATATTTATCTAAGTTAAGCAATCGCCTCACATGGGGTGGGGCTATATTCCTGGGGCTTGTTACGATTTCGCCATTTATAATACAAAAAATTACTGGAATTTCTGGGAATTTGCAGCTTCCGGCTATCGGCATGATAATAGTTGTCGGCGTGGCGCTGGATACCATGAGACAGCTGGAAGCGCAGCTTCTGATGAGGAAGTACGAAGGTTTTCTGAAATAGGGAGGATTTTGCAGTGAGATTGATACTTTTAGGCGCTCCCGGATCAGGGAAAGGCACGCAGGCGAAGAATATCGCCGAGAAAGTCGGCATAACACATGTGGCTTCAGGGGATTTGTTCCGAGCTGCGGCAACCCGAGGGGATGAGTTAGGGAATCAGGCTAAGCATTATATGGAGCAGGGCCTCCTGGTTCCAGATGAGATTACTATTAAAATGATATTGGAACGCATAGATGCTCCTGATTGTTCGAAAGGTGTCATGCTGGATGGTTTTCCAAGGACGCTGGAGCAGGCTAAAGCGTTGGACCAGGCGCTGGGAGATAAGAAGTTAAAAATCGATCGTGTTTTCTATATTAACGTTTCCACCGATGAACTGGTACGACGGTTAAGCGGACGTTTTATCTGTCGTAAGTGTCAGGCGCCGTATCATAAGGTATCATCGCCGCCAAAGAAAGAAGGCGTATGTGATAAATGCGGTGGTGAGTTGTATCAACGTGCTGATGATACGCCGGAGACTGTCAGGAAAAGGATTGATGTTTATACAAAGGAGACATCACCGTTGATTGATTATTATAACAAGGCAAAGAAGCTTGTTGAGATAGACGGAGAGGGTAATATAGATAGTATTACTAAAAACATCATCGCAGCGCTTCCGTAGGATAAAAATGGGAATAGAGATTAAGTCGACCCGCGAGATTGAACTTATGAGGAAAGCGGGGGAAATAGTAGCCATCGTTCTGGATATATTGAAGAAGAGAATCAAACCTGGTATTATCACTGAGGAGTTAGACACAATAGCAATAGAAGAATTGAATAGACATGGCGCTAAGTCCTCTTTCAAAGGGTACAGAGGATATCCGGCGCATTTGTGTGTTTCTGTAAATGATGAACTCGTTCACGGTATACCCGGGAAGCGTGTTCTTAAAGAAGGAGATATTGTCACAATTGATTTTGGTGCCGTTTATAATGGCTTTCACGGAGATGCCGCTCGTACAATAGCAGTAGGCGAAATTAGTGACACAGCTAAGAAGTTGATAGATACGACTGATAATGCTTTGATGGTGGGGATTGAAAGCGCGAGAAACGGCGCTCGTCTTGGAGATGTATCTTATGCGATACAGTCTTTTGTTGAGGCTAACGGTTTCTCAGTAGTGCGTGAGTATGCGGGGCATGGTATCGGCCGACAAATGCATGAAGATCCACAAATACCGAATTATGGGAAACCAGGACAGGGGCCTGTGTTAAAAAAGGGTATGGCGCTTGCCTTGGAGCCGATGGTTACCCAAGGCGATTGGCATACTAAAGTAGGCAGAGACGAGTGGACGGTTTCTACTATGGATGGCAGTCTATGCGCTCATTTCGAGGATACGATTGTAGTAACTGAGGGGAAAGCAGAAATATTAACGGCGTTGGTTTAGGCAATTTATATGTCTAAGAAGGAAAGTATTGAAGTTGAAGGAACAGTTGTTAAGTCTTTGCCTAACACGATGTTCCGCGTCGAATTGGCCAATGGTCATCAGGTGCTAGCGCATATTTCCGGTAAAATGAGGATTCATTATATAAAAATATTGGCAGGAGACAAGGTTTTAGTTGAATTATCGCCTTATGATCTAACAAGAGGTCGTATCACATATAGATTTCGGTAGATTTTCGGGTGGTGGAAGGAGACAGATATGAAAGTCAAAGCATCGGTTAAATCGCGTTGCGAAAAATGTAAGGTAATAAAAAGACGGGGAATAGTCAGAGTGATCTGTGAAAATCCCAGGCATAAGCAAAGGCAAGGGTAAAAGTTCACAGCTTACTGTGTGAATATTATCAACGAAGGCTGAAGGATAAGGACGTAGTAATGGCACGATTAGCAGGGGTAGATCTTCCCAAGAACAAAAGGGTCGAGATAGGTTTGCGTTATATATACGGTATAGGACCTACCGCAAGCAGGGTGATCCTTGAAAAGGCAAAGGTAGATCCCAATACCAAGGTCAGCGATCTCACCGAGGGAGAGGTCGGTCAGATTCGCGAGATCATTGAAAGAGAGTATGAAGTAGAAGGTGAACTGAGGCGAAAGGTCAATCGCAATATTAAACGCCTGATCGAGATTGGTAGCTATCGTGGTATACGCCATAGGCGCGGGCTTCCGGTACGCGGACAGCGCACCAAGACCAATGCTCGCACGAAGAGGGGCGCACGTAAGACGGTTGCCGGCCGCAGACGGACTGTATCTAAGAAATAGTAGAGGAATATTATGCCAGAAAAGAAAAAAGTCACGCGTGTTAAGAGGAAAGAAAAAAAGTTAATAGCTAAGGGTCGTGCGTATATACAGTCGACTTTCAACAATACGGTGATAACAATAACAGATCAAGCCGGTAATACTATCTCTTGGGGCAGTGCGGGTACTGCGGGATTCAAGGGGTCGCGTAAGGGTACGCCCTATGCTGCACAGCTTGCGGCTGAACAGGCGGCTCATAAGAGTATAGAACATGGCTTAAAGCAGGTTGAAGTGTTTGTAAAAGGGCCCGGCAGCGGAAGAGAGGCTGCGATACGCGCGCTACAGGCAGCCGGCCTCACTATAACTGGGATTCGAGATGTAACGCCGATACCCCATAATG is part of the Dehalococcoidia bacterium genome and encodes:
- the rpsQ gene encoding 30S ribosomal protein S17, yielding MVTETGKSKKKKTGRVVSNKMEKTVVVVVEYYIPHRLYNKRVRHLSKFKAHDEQNACNIGDVVLIEETRPLSKDKRWRVVEILSKGDSQ
- the rpsS gene encoding 30S ribosomal protein S19, whose product is MSRSTKKGPFIEAQLLKKVEALNKSGEKVVIKTWSRASTIVPDMIGHTIAVHDGRRHVPIFITENMVGHKLGEFAFTRTFRGHSGKAEKVTAVKKATQ
- the rpmD gene encoding 50S ribosomal protein L30, producing MAKLLVTWVKSGIGFSRDQRDTIRSLGLHRLNQTVEHDDSPSIRGMLLKVRHLVKVEETVEGE
- the rpsH gene encoding 30S ribosomal protein S8, with amino-acid sequence MVTDPIADMLTRIRNATMARHDFVLVPLSKVKLAVAKILRDEGFVKDYEVVKGKQQRVIKIYLKYTDKKEPVIEGLQRVSKPGLRIYVSKSEIPRVYGGLGMAILSTPKGIISGKKAWQEGVGGELICFVW
- a CDS encoding type Z 30S ribosomal protein S14; protein product: MAKVSRIVKARRTPKFQVRQKNRCQLCGRSRGYIRMFGLCRICFRTLALEGKIPGVRKSSW
- the rplO gene encoding 50S ribosomal protein L15, yielding MRENDLRPRQGTKHRKKRIGRGVGSGHGTTACKGTKGQKARAGFSLRPGFEGGQNPLTKRLPEQRGFNNIFRIEYSTINISSLNRFESGQEIKPEDLVEKRLVKSLKKPIKILGNGELEKPVTVRANKFTQMAKRKIESAGGKVEEIGQ
- the rplX gene encoding 50S ribosomal protein L24, whose amino-acid sequence is MKIRKEDTVLVIVGKDKGKKGKVRQIMSKNNVLVIEGVNVVKRHMKPRAQARQAGIIEREAPVKISNVMLICPKCGKPVRIQSKILEDGKRVRVCGKCGEVIN
- the rpmC gene encoding 50S ribosomal protein L29, yielding MKVAEIRTLNTDELKKKLDESYRELFNLRFRLATKQLGNHHELRNVRKKIAKIKTVMRERELQ
- the rplP gene encoding 50S ribosomal protein L16, with the protein product MLQPKRVKHRKQSRGRRKGRAMAGNTVAFGEYGLQAQGACFLTARQIEAARRAIIRYVRRGGKLWIRVFPDKPVTSKPAETRQGSGKGAVDHWVCVTKPGRILFEIAGIKEDAAKEAMRLASHKLPIPTRFVRRDADIGE
- the rplV gene encoding 50S ribosomal protein L22, producing MEVKAVSKNIRTSPRKLRLMANMVRGKKVDEALTILKFLPSPSAQSVAKVVKSAAANAENNYEMTPSDLKIINILVDEGRTMKRFRAGPRGRVKPILKRSSHITVIVKEEE
- the infA gene encoding translation initiation factor IF-1; this translates as MSKKESIEVEGTVVKSLPNTMFRVELANGHQVLAHISGKMRIHYIKILAGDKVLVELSPYDLTRGRITYRFR
- a CDS encoding adenylate kinase — its product is MRLILLGAPGSGKGTQAKNIAEKVGITHVASGDLFRAAATRGDELGNQAKHYMEQGLLVPDEITIKMILERIDAPDCSKGVMLDGFPRTLEQAKALDQALGDKKLKIDRVFYINVSTDELVRRLSGRFICRKCQAPYHKVSSPPKKEGVCDKCGGELYQRADDTPETVRKRIDVYTKETSPLIDYYNKAKKLVEIDGEGNIDSITKNIIAALP
- the rplE gene encoding 50S ribosomal protein L5 produces the protein MARLKERYQQEILPALMKEFKYTSVMQAPRVVKVVINVGMGEAIQHAQSLDAAQQDIAAISGQHPVITKARKSIASFKLRKGMPIGVMVTLRGKRMYEFLDKLISVALPRIRDFQGLNRKAFDGMGNYTLGLKDQTIFPEISYEKVDKVRGLEICIITTASNDAEGLRLFELMGMPFSR
- the rplN gene encoding 50S ribosomal protein L14, translating into MIMPQTRLKVADNTGAKSIMCIHIPGGTRKRYARVGDIIVAAVKEAQTGGAVKNHEVVRAVVVRTAKQYRRPDGSYIRFDDNAAVILDDKNNPKGTRIFGPVAHELRQKNFMKILSLAPEVL
- the rplF gene encoding 50S ribosomal protein L6; amino-acid sequence: MSRIGKMPIPVPKGVEVKVSGNEVRVKGPKGELTRSVAPAISVTLDDGVLKVSRSSDEKKVRSLHGLTRSLLANMVIGVSEGYHKDLEIVGVGYRAQASSGGKVSLQLGFSHAKEINPPAGISVVVKEPQRLVVEGIDKEQVGDVAAKIRSMKPPDHYKGKGVRYANEKVRIKPGKAGKAGAKR
- the rpsE gene encoding 30S ribosomal protein S5 — encoded protein: MDDLKQGEALNEKLVHIKRVAKVVKGGRRFSFTALVVVGDGNGKVGEGLGKAKEIPEAIRKGNAVARKRMVKITMKDGTIPYQITGKYCGSKVLLKPASQGTGLIAGGGVRAVLEVAGVKDILTKSLGSENQVNVVRATIKALHQLKTPEEALARRKSLATKEVSVG
- the rpmJ gene encoding 50S ribosomal protein L36; this encodes MKVKASVKSRCEKCKVIKRRGIVRVICENPRHKQRQG
- the rplR gene encoding 50S ribosomal protein L18, with product MGKDNTKESREIRHKRVRKSVVGTAERPRLCVYRSLTHIYCQLIDDSKGCTLASASTLDSELKSDNKKKTETSASVGKMIAERAAEFGIKKVVFDRGGYKYHGRVKALADAARKAGLEF
- the map gene encoding type I methionyl aminopeptidase, which encodes MGIEIKSTREIELMRKAGEIVAIVLDILKKRIKPGIITEELDTIAIEELNRHGAKSSFKGYRGYPAHLCVSVNDELVHGIPGKRVLKEGDIVTIDFGAVYNGFHGDAARTIAVGEISDTAKKLIDTTDNALMVGIESARNGARLGDVSYAIQSFVEANGFSVVREYAGHGIGRQMHEDPQIPNYGKPGQGPVLKKGMALALEPMVTQGDWHTKVGRDEWTVSTMDGSLCAHFEDTIVVTEGKAEILTALV
- the rplB gene encoding 50S ribosomal protein L2, which codes for MPIKEYKPTSPGRRGMTGSTFEEITKKRPEKSLVSPLKSKGGRNNQGRITVRHRGGGAKRMYRAIDFKRDKRDMPGEVIAIEYDPNRSSRIALVQYTDGERRYILSPVGLKVGDKIIAGEKAEIKVGHCMPLKSIPTGTSVHNIEMCVGKGGQLVRSAGAVAQLMAKEGDYALIRMPSSELRKIRLECYATIGQIGNLDHQHIKIGKAGRKRHMGIRPTVRGSAMTPRDHPHGGGEGRSPIGMPGPKTPWGKPTLGYKTRKNKRTDNMVVRRRNKK
- the secY gene encoding preprotein translocase subunit SecY produces the protein MLITLGILVLFRFIAHVPVPGADASAMQDFLGGGSSAGSLFGMLDLFSGGLMRNMSIASLGVYPYITATIIMQLMVPVIPRLRELAREGDTGRAKINIYTHWMTVPLAMLQGYSQLILLQRSSSVVTNIGFSGENALPTISMIVAMTAGTMFLVWLGELITEYGIGNGVSLIIFAGIVCTLPQLIGYGTLENDVFGLILFVVLSLVILVTIIIFTEAQRRIPVQYARSLYRGGRVYRQSGGTHIPMRVNSGGMIPIIFAMSFMLMPGIIAGFFVSPDLANPNFANSVVNLFSSEGYFYWILYFFLVVALTFFYTTVIFQQQNLAETLQRQGAFIPGIRPGKATHQYLSKLSNRLTWGGAIFLGLVTISPFIIQKITGISGNLQLPAIGMIIVVGVALDTMRQLEAQLLMRKYEGFLK